Proteins found in one Serinicoccus marinus DSM 15273 genomic segment:
- a CDS encoding DUF2304 domain-containing protein, with protein MLDQPVIKLVLLVSVVVVTAMLTRSTAGVRHQAVRRLLLVAFVVLAAVAILFPRVLTQVAQLLGVGRGADLLLYGLTVVFLGYVAASYRRMRQLEQQVTTLARELALRAAVHDTTEHDTAQHEPPRSQET; from the coding sequence GTGCTCGACCAACCCGTGATCAAGCTGGTGCTGCTGGTCAGCGTCGTCGTCGTGACCGCGATGCTCACCCGCTCGACCGCCGGGGTGCGGCACCAGGCGGTGCGACGGCTGCTGCTCGTGGCCTTCGTCGTGCTCGCGGCGGTGGCGATCCTCTTCCCCCGCGTCCTCACGCAGGTGGCCCAGCTGCTCGGGGTGGGCCGGGGCGCGGACCTGCTGCTCTACGGCCTCACCGTCGTCTTCCTGGGGTATGTCGCGGCCTCCTACCGGCGTATGCGCCAGCTGGAGCAGCAGGTGACGACGCTGGCGCGGGAGCTCGCGCTGCGGGCAGCCGTGCACGACACCACCGAGCACGACACAGCCCAGCATGAACCGCCACGCTCTCAGGAGACCTGA
- a CDS encoding glycosyltransferase family 2 protein translates to MTLSPVQEDAWLVIPLFDEAQVVEEVLREARALFPHVVCVDDASHDASAERAREAGAVVVQHPFNLGQGAALQTGMRYVLDATDAAYLVTFDADGQHRPADAAQMVQRARDEDLAIVFGSRFLDDRTRPGVVKKLVLKAAVWLTNQQTGMKLTDAHNGLRVIRRDAATRLDLRQNRMAHATEIVLQLGRTRLPWAEHPVHVLYTDYSRAKGQSLMNSVNILVDTILK, encoded by the coding sequence ATGACTCTATCGCCCGTGCAGGAGGACGCCTGGCTGGTGATCCCCCTGTTCGACGAGGCGCAGGTGGTCGAGGAGGTCCTCCGCGAGGCACGGGCGTTGTTCCCCCACGTCGTCTGCGTCGACGACGCCTCCCACGACGCCTCCGCCGAGCGCGCCCGGGAGGCCGGTGCCGTGGTCGTGCAGCACCCGTTCAACCTCGGCCAGGGGGCCGCGCTGCAGACCGGGATGCGCTACGTCCTCGACGCGACGGACGCGGCATACCTCGTCACCTTCGACGCCGACGGGCAGCACCGGCCGGCCGACGCGGCGCAGATGGTGCAGCGTGCCCGGGACGAGGACCTCGCGATCGTCTTCGGCTCCCGCTTCCTCGACGACCGCACCCGCCCGGGGGTGGTCAAGAAGCTCGTGCTCAAGGCGGCGGTCTGGCTGACCAACCAGCAGACCGGGATGAAGCTCACCGATGCGCACAACGGGCTCCGGGTCATCCGCCGCGACGCCGCCACCCGGCTCGACCTGCGCCAGAACCGCATGGCCCACGCCACCGAGATCGTCCTGCAGCTCGGTCGCACCCGGCTGCCGTGGGCCGAGCACCCGGTGCACGTGCTCTACACCGACTACAGCCGGGCCAAGGGGCAGTCGCTGATGAACTCGGTCAACATCCTCGTCGACACCATCCTGAAGTGA
- a CDS encoding acyltransferase, with translation MAALSPTATPGSPVTTRIVDSADVADSASIGDDSSVWHLAQVREDAVVGAGCIVGRGAYVGTGVHLGDHCKLQNYALVYEPARLGHGVFVGPAAVLTNDTFPRAVNPDGSRKDASDWDAVGVTVGDGASIGARAVCIAPVEIGPWATVAAGAVVAKDVPAHALVVGVPARQVGWVGHAGRPLEPSGTPGQWRCPQTGTTYLESDGALRRAGTDEETA, from the coding sequence ATGGCTGCATTGTCCCCCACCGCTACCCCTGGGAGTCCCGTGACGACACGCATCGTCGACAGCGCCGATGTCGCGGACAGCGCGAGCATCGGTGACGACAGCTCGGTCTGGCACCTCGCGCAGGTGCGGGAGGACGCCGTCGTCGGCGCCGGGTGCATCGTGGGGCGGGGGGCCTACGTCGGCACGGGCGTGCACCTCGGGGACCACTGCAAGTTGCAGAACTACGCGCTGGTCTACGAGCCGGCCAGGCTGGGCCACGGGGTCTTCGTCGGGCCCGCGGCCGTGCTGACCAACGACACCTTCCCCCGCGCGGTCAACCCGGACGGCTCGCGCAAGGACGCGAGCGACTGGGACGCCGTGGGCGTCACCGTGGGCGACGGGGCCTCGATCGGGGCCCGCGCCGTCTGCATCGCCCCGGTCGAGATCGGCCCGTGGGCCACCGTCGCCGCGGGGGCGGTCGTCGCCAAGGACGTGCCCGCCCACGCCCTGGTCGTCGGCGTCCCGGCCCGGCAGGTCGGGTGGGTGGGCCACGCCGGCCGCCCGCTCGAGCCGAGCGGCACCCCGGGGCAGTGGCGCTGCCCGCAGACGGGGACGACATACCTCGAGAGCGACGGTGCCCTGCGCCGCGCCGGGACCGATGAGGAGACCGCATGA
- a CDS encoding Gfo/Idh/MocA family protein — protein MEDGTTIRMGLIGLGSMGRHHARVIREVEGMDLVAVADPYGDKHGVAGPLPVLPDVEALIGEGIDAAMVAVPTYLHEEVALALAEAGVHTMVEKPIAATAESGERVARAFEEAGLVGAVGYVERCNPALREMRRRIEAGELGEVYQITTSRQGPFPARIADVGVVKDLATHDIDLTAWIAQSPYVSVAGQVTHRSGREHEDMVVATGQLESGIIVSHIVNWLSPRKVRETVATGENGSFVANTLSGDLTFVANGDVRSEWDGVSVFRGVSEGDSIRYAIARREPLRVEQEGFRDALWGRDSDIVSMADGVHTLKVVEAVLESAATDRTITL, from the coding sequence ATGGAGGACGGCACGACGATCCGGATGGGGCTCATCGGGCTGGGCTCGATGGGGCGGCACCATGCGCGGGTGATCCGTGAGGTCGAGGGGATGGACCTGGTCGCGGTGGCCGATCCCTACGGCGACAAGCACGGGGTGGCCGGGCCGCTGCCGGTGCTGCCCGATGTCGAGGCGCTCATCGGCGAGGGCATCGACGCCGCGATGGTGGCGGTGCCGACCTATCTGCACGAGGAGGTCGCGCTGGCGCTGGCCGAGGCCGGTGTCCACACGATGGTGGAGAAGCCGATCGCCGCGACCGCGGAGTCCGGGGAGCGCGTGGCCCGCGCCTTCGAGGAGGCCGGGCTGGTCGGGGCGGTGGGTTATGTCGAGCGGTGCAACCCGGCGCTGCGGGAGATGCGGCGGCGGATCGAGGCCGGTGAGCTGGGCGAGGTCTACCAGATCACGACGTCCAGGCAGGGCCCGTTCCCCGCGCGGATCGCCGACGTCGGCGTGGTCAAGGACCTCGCGACGCACGACATCGACCTCACGGCGTGGATCGCGCAGTCGCCCTACGTCAGCGTCGCCGGCCAGGTGACGCACCGGTCCGGTCGCGAGCACGAGGACATGGTGGTGGCGACCGGTCAGCTCGAGAGCGGCATCATCGTGTCGCACATCGTCAACTGGCTCTCACCCCGCAAGGTGCGCGAGACGGTCGCCACGGGGGAGAACGGGTCCTTCGTCGCCAACACCCTCTCCGGCGACCTGACCTTCGTCGCCAACGGCGACGTGCGCAGCGAGTGGGACGGCGTCTCGGTCTTCCGGGGCGTCTCCGAGGGTGACTCGATCCGGTATGCCATCGCTCGCCGAGAGCCGCTGCGGGTGGAGCAGGAAGGCTTCCGGGACGCCCTCTGGGGTCGCGACTCCGACATCGTGTCGATGGCCGACGGGGTGCACACCCTCAAGGTCGTGGAAGCGGTGCTGGAGTCCGCCGCGACCGACCGCACCATCACTCTGTGA
- a CDS encoding glycosyltransferase, which produces MRERKPLVVLASRIYAPEAAAATFRLSALVRALTDRARVRVLTTTPPPALRPPRSTLRGVQGNPARRSVGGEGQQEEGRASAAGVEVSRWPVLRDATGYVRGYLPYLSFDLPLALRLFTGPRPDVVVVEPPPTTGAVTRVALALRGGIHGRGIPYVYYAADVWSDATASMGAPAPVVQVMRLLETFALRGARDVIAVSDGVAERVRALAGPAAPVTVVPNGIDTDVFTPDGEVHADAPETAYLVYAGTASEWQGAEVFAEAMRAVVREVPHARLVFLGQGSSWPALQRIAGELPVGAIELRPLVPPEEAAPWQRGAAAALVGVRPGVGYDFAYPTKVVAALACGAPVVFAGPGPAAADVRDHGLGAAVEHEPGAVAAAMVAALRASPDEQERARRVEWVREHRSLSATGEGAARIVLEAGLSVPGGRLPPWDRSTTS; this is translated from the coding sequence GTGCGTGAGCGCAAGCCCCTCGTCGTCCTGGCGTCGCGGATCTACGCCCCCGAGGCGGCGGCCGCGACCTTCCGGCTGTCGGCGTTGGTGCGTGCCCTCACCGATCGCGCCCGGGTCCGCGTCCTGACCACGACGCCGCCCCCGGCTCTGCGCCCACCACGGTCGACGCTCCGTGGGGTCCAGGGCAACCCGGCGCGACGCTCGGTGGGGGGTGAGGGCCAGCAGGAGGAGGGGCGTGCCAGCGCGGCAGGGGTGGAGGTGTCGCGGTGGCCGGTGCTGCGCGACGCGACCGGGTATGTCCGTGGCTACCTGCCCTACCTGTCCTTCGACCTGCCGCTCGCCCTCCGGCTGTTCACCGGTCCACGCCCCGACGTGGTCGTCGTGGAGCCGCCGCCGACGACGGGCGCGGTGACTCGGGTCGCGCTCGCGCTCCGAGGCGGGATCCACGGGCGAGGGATCCCCTACGTCTACTACGCAGCCGACGTGTGGTCCGACGCGACGGCCTCGATGGGTGCGCCCGCGCCGGTGGTGCAGGTCATGCGGCTGCTGGAGACCTTCGCGCTGCGCGGCGCGCGGGACGTCATCGCGGTCAGCGACGGGGTCGCCGAGCGCGTGCGGGCCCTGGCCGGCCCCGCCGCGCCGGTCACGGTCGTGCCCAACGGGATCGACACCGACGTCTTCACCCCGGACGGCGAGGTCCACGCGGACGCGCCTGAGACGGCATACCTCGTGTATGCCGGGACTGCCTCGGAGTGGCAGGGCGCGGAGGTCTTCGCCGAGGCGATGCGCGCGGTGGTGCGGGAGGTGCCGCACGCCCGGCTGGTGTTCCTCGGTCAAGGATCGTCCTGGCCGGCGTTGCAGCGCATCGCAGGCGAACTGCCCGTGGGGGCGATCGAGCTGCGCCCCCTGGTGCCGCCGGAAGAGGCTGCGCCGTGGCAGCGCGGCGCCGCGGCGGCGTTGGTGGGCGTGCGCCCGGGAGTGGGATACGACTTCGCGTATCCGACGAAGGTGGTCGCGGCGCTGGCGTGCGGGGCGCCCGTGGTCTTCGCCGGGCCGGGACCGGCCGCGGCGGACGTGCGCGACCACGGGCTCGGGGCGGCCGTCGAGCACGAGCCAGGGGCCGTGGCCGCAGCGATGGTGGCTGCCCTGCGCGCCTCGCCGGACGAGCAGGAGCGCGCCCGCCGGGTGGAGTGGGTCCGGGAGCACCGGAGCCTCTCGGCGACCGGTGAGGGCGCGGCCAGGATCGTGCTGGAGGCAGGTCTGTCAGTCCCGGGTGGCAGGCTCCCCCCATGGGACAGGTCGACGACGAGCTGA
- a CDS encoding MmcQ/YjbR family DNA-binding protein — protein sequence MGQVDDELSGFALGMPGAWRDSPWDDGDVAKVGPGERGKIFAFLGPGRLGVKCGLSREEADEWLDRFPDDATVMAYIGRSGWNDLRTDGAIPVEELKEAIEDSYDMVVSRMPRKDRP from the coding sequence ATGGGACAGGTCGACGACGAGCTGAGTGGTTTCGCCCTCGGGATGCCCGGGGCGTGGCGGGACTCGCCGTGGGACGACGGCGACGTCGCGAAGGTCGGCCCGGGGGAGCGGGGCAAGATCTTCGCCTTCCTCGGTCCGGGCCGGCTGGGGGTGAAGTGCGGGCTGTCGCGGGAGGAGGCCGACGAGTGGCTCGACCGCTTCCCCGACGACGCGACCGTCATGGCCTACATCGGTCGCAGCGGGTGGAACGACCTGCGGACGGACGGGGCCATCCCGGTCGAGGAGTTGAAGGAGGCGATCGAGGACTCCTATGACATGGTGGTCAGCAGGATGCCGAGGAAGGACCGACCATGA
- a CDS encoding DUF1992 domain-containing protein — protein MTRWGKEGERPGAPKAEDQLADQGVTKRRPSAATTARAVQSWVDQTIDQAQRQGTFDDLPGAGKPLRDVDTRNDPDWWVKSLIQREQLDLSGAMPGVMQLRREKAAYPEALLPLPDEAAVRAAVEDFNARVLADRRRPHAGPTSPPVVGRLDVEEMVQAWREARAAG, from the coding sequence ATGACCAGGTGGGGCAAGGAAGGCGAGCGGCCCGGTGCGCCGAAGGCCGAGGACCAGCTGGCCGACCAGGGCGTGACGAAGCGGCGTCCGTCGGCGGCGACCACGGCCCGCGCGGTCCAGAGCTGGGTCGACCAGACGATCGACCAGGCGCAGCGGCAGGGCACCTTCGACGATCTGCCGGGAGCCGGCAAGCCGCTGCGCGACGTCGACACGCGCAACGATCCCGACTGGTGGGTCAAGAGCCTGATCCAACGGGAGCAGCTCGACCTCTCCGGCGCGATGCCCGGTGTGATGCAGCTACGTCGGGAGAAGGCGGCCTATCCCGAGGCGCTGTTGCCGCTGCCGGACGAGGCGGCCGTCCGCGCGGCGGTCGAGGACTTCAACGCGCGGGTGCTCGCCGACCGCCGACGCCCGCACGCCGGGCCGACGTCGCCGCCGGTGGTGGGACGGCTCGACGTCGAGGAGATGGTGCAGGCCTGGCGGGAGGCCCGCGCCGCAGGCTGA
- a CDS encoding TenA family protein codes for MSFAAEQRERCDHLFQAFYDHPYLRSLADGGASRESVLHYVAQDHAYLTAFMRGYGQGIALSPDREWVAWFRDQITFLLEDETHPHHVLCAAFDVDYASVTAARMAPTAQAYINHMMLAGRDSLGVLMAALAPCPWTYIWAAQRQQAEAPVAADNPFRGWWEFYADAGEILQDFTDRLDRLAEEAGPAERARMAQAFEDSCHLEIRFWQMAWTQETWEDSLSLGRAVALT; via the coding sequence ATGAGCTTCGCCGCCGAGCAGCGCGAGCGCTGCGACCATCTGTTCCAGGCCTTCTACGACCATCCCTACCTGCGCTCGCTCGCCGACGGCGGCGCCAGCCGGGAGAGTGTGCTGCACTACGTGGCTCAGGACCACGCATACCTCACCGCCTTCATGCGCGGTTATGGGCAGGGCATCGCGCTGAGCCCCGACCGGGAGTGGGTGGCTTGGTTCCGTGACCAGATCACCTTCCTGCTTGAGGATGAGACACATCCCCACCACGTGCTGTGCGCGGCCTTCGACGTCGACTACGCGTCCGTCACCGCCGCCCGGATGGCGCCGACCGCCCAGGCCTACATCAACCACATGATGCTGGCCGGGCGTGACAGCCTGGGGGTGCTCATGGCGGCACTCGCACCCTGCCCGTGGACCTACATCTGGGCAGCCCAGCGGCAGCAGGCGGAGGCTCCCGTGGCGGCGGACAACCCGTTCCGGGGGTGGTGGGAGTTCTACGCCGACGCGGGGGAGATCCTGCAGGACTTCACCGACCGCCTGGACCGGCTCGCCGAAGAGGCCGGCCCGGCTGAGCGGGCGAGGATGGCCCAGGCATTCGAGGACAGCTGCCACCTGGAGATCAGATTCTGGCAGATGGCCTGGACCCAGGAGACCTGGGAGGACTCGCTGAGCCTCGGGCGGGCGGTCGCTCTGACCTGA
- the thiD gene encoding bifunctional hydroxymethylpyrimidine kinase/phosphomethylpyrimidine kinase, with protein MTTIVLTVAGSDPSGGAGIQADLKTFAALGAYGCAVLTSLTAQSTQGVTGVLPVPAAFVREQVETLVADLDVAATKIGMLGTAEVARTVGDLCRSGSLPRVVLDPVMVSTAGSRLLDEDAIEEVRSMLPHVAAITPNLPEAAVLLGLDPEAQAGDVATMRDQALALRGLGAERVLLKGGHLGAEQAHGAADLDSDAADLGGDAVDVWADADGLTELRTPRVDTPHTHGTGCTLSSAITALVPVRDTWIEAVTDAKDWLTGALEHGRDLAIGHGPGPVHHAWRQHHHP; from the coding sequence ATGACGACGATCGTGCTGACCGTGGCCGGGTCGGACCCCTCCGGTGGCGCGGGCATCCAGGCCGACCTCAAGACCTTCGCGGCGCTGGGGGCCTACGGCTGCGCGGTCCTGACCTCGCTCACCGCGCAGAGCACGCAGGGGGTGACCGGGGTGCTCCCCGTGCCGGCCGCCTTCGTGCGGGAGCAGGTGGAGACCCTGGTGGCGGACCTGGACGTCGCTGCGACCAAGATCGGCATGCTCGGCACCGCGGAGGTGGCGCGCACCGTGGGCGACCTGTGCCGGTCGGGTTCGTTGCCGCGCGTGGTGCTCGACCCGGTCATGGTCTCGACCGCGGGCTCCCGTCTGCTCGACGAGGACGCGATCGAGGAGGTGCGCTCGATGCTGCCGCACGTGGCCGCGATCACCCCGAACCTCCCCGAGGCGGCCGTGCTCCTCGGCCTCGACCCGGAGGCCCAGGCGGGTGACGTGGCGACGATGCGGGACCAGGCGCTCGCGCTGCGCGGCCTCGGTGCCGAGCGGGTCCTGCTCAAGGGCGGCCACCTTGGTGCTGAGCAGGCGCACGGCGCGGCCGACCTCGACAGCGACGCGGCCGACCTCGGCGGCGACGCGGTGGACGTCTGGGCCGACGCCGACGGCCTGACCGAGCTGCGCACCCCGCGCGTCGACACCCCCCACACCCACGGGACTGGCTGCACCCTCTCCTCGGCGATCACCGCGCTGGTCCCCGTGCGCGACACCTGGATCGAGGCCGTGACCGACGCCAAGGACTGGCTCACCGGCGCGCTGGAGCACGGCCGGGACCTCGCCATCGGCCACGGCCCCGGCCCCGTGCACCACGCCTGGCGACAGCACCACCACCCCTGA
- the thiE gene encoding thiamine phosphate synthase — protein MSRAPLDLSLYLVTDTGMTRRHGLSTTIRAAVAGGATVVQLRDPDASDEEFVALGLLARRALDGARSAAPLIVNDRVHLAERIGADGAHVGQSDLASEAARAMLGDTAYLGLSCTSAEQVRAAAELPAGTVDYLGLGPVWATPSKVDHATPVGVDGLAELVAAATLPSVAIGGIDAARAAAVLATGVDGLAVVSGICSADDPQVAARDLADQVGAAR, from the coding sequence ATGAGCCGCGCCCCGCTCGACCTCAGCCTCTACCTCGTGACCGACACGGGTATGACGCGGCGCCACGGCCTCTCCACGACCATCCGGGCCGCCGTGGCGGGTGGCGCGACGGTGGTCCAGCTGCGCGACCCGGACGCCTCGGACGAGGAGTTCGTCGCGCTCGGGCTGCTCGCCCGCCGCGCGCTCGACGGCGCGAGGTCTGCCGCCCCCCTCATCGTCAACGACCGCGTCCACCTCGCGGAGCGCATCGGCGCCGACGGTGCCCACGTCGGCCAGTCCGACCTCGCTTCCGAGGCGGCGCGCGCGATGCTCGGCGACACGGCATACCTCGGGCTGTCGTGCACGTCCGCGGAGCAGGTGCGGGCCGCCGCCGAGCTGCCGGCGGGCACGGTGGACTACCTCGGGCTGGGACCGGTGTGGGCGACGCCCAGCAAGGTCGACCACGCCACGCCGGTCGGGGTCGACGGCCTCGCCGAGCTGGTGGCCGCCGCGACGCTGCCGTCCGTGGCCATCGGCGGCATCGACGCCGCCCGGGCCGCGGCGGTCCTGGCGACCGGGGTGGACGGGTTGGCGGTGGTCAGCGGGATCTGCTCGGCCGACGACCCGCAGGTGGCTGCCCGCGACCTGGCAGACCAGGTGGGAGCCGCGCGATGA
- the thiM gene encoding hydroxyethylthiazole kinase, whose product MSQTPVSPDRLAACWAEVRTQSPLTQCLTNIVVAPFTANVLLAAGAAPAMVDNPHEAGDFARVAGGVLVNLGTPYDDTSQAMRAAVRGAREVATPWVLDPVAAGLAWRTSLARELLDAAAPAIIRGNASEILALGGGAGGRGVDATHSTDDSVETARSLARSHGCAVAVSGPVDRLTDGTRSVEVHNGDALMTRVTGVGCALGALMAAAAAVEPDPLLAATTATAALTVAADGAAAASAGPGSFAVALLDELAVLEADTLAERVRLA is encoded by the coding sequence ATGAGCCAGACGCCCGTCTCCCCCGACCGCCTCGCCGCCTGCTGGGCGGAGGTGCGGACCCAGAGCCCGCTGACCCAGTGCCTCACCAACATCGTGGTCGCGCCGTTCACCGCCAACGTGCTGCTCGCCGCGGGCGCCGCGCCGGCGATGGTCGACAACCCGCACGAGGCCGGTGACTTCGCCCGGGTGGCCGGCGGGGTGCTGGTGAACCTGGGGACGCCCTACGACGACACGTCGCAGGCGATGCGCGCCGCCGTCCGGGGCGCGCGCGAGGTCGCCACCCCGTGGGTGCTCGACCCGGTCGCCGCCGGGCTGGCCTGGCGCACGAGCCTCGCCCGCGAGCTGCTCGATGCCGCCGCCCCGGCGATCATCCGGGGCAACGCCTCGGAGATCCTGGCGCTCGGCGGCGGGGCCGGAGGCCGCGGGGTCGACGCCACGCACAGCACGGACGACAGCGTCGAGACGGCCCGGTCCCTGGCGCGGAGTCACGGGTGCGCGGTGGCCGTCAGCGGGCCGGTGGACCGGCTCACCGACGGCACCCGCTCGGTCGAGGTGCACAACGGTGACGCACTCATGACCCGGGTCACCGGGGTCGGCTGCGCGCTCGGCGCCCTCATGGCGGCCGCGGCGGCGGTCGAGCCAGACCCGCTGCTCGCGGCCACGACCGCCACGGCAGCGCTGACGGTGGCCGCGGACGGTGCCGCCGCCGCGTCGGCCGGGCCGGGGAGCTTCGCGGTGGCGCTGCTGGACGAACTCGCCGTGCTCGAGGCGGACACGCTGGCTGAGCGGGTGCGGCTGGCATGA
- a CDS encoding FAD-dependent monooxygenase — protein sequence MRAVVSGAGISGLAVAHALTSLGWQVDLVEVAPGPRTEGYTLDLFGPGYAAAEELGVLDAISARGRVYRAARFVQATGRSSGELPLAAFAELQGGRFLSITRGGLEEALRSTLPEGARVHFGRTVADVAEMADLRDQEDASEDVARVRLDDGTELDADLVLICEGLHSPTRAQLFPDAAVRHLGFLTGAFSTEAPEVSERLGLTVEMSDTIGRQVGTYAMDDELVSTFTLARGTELPADRVDWLREQLVGAGPAAEALIARVPEDDVFVDVVAQAIAPRWRHGRVLLMGDAAHAVSLIAGQGASLAIAGAYALGQELATLTRPVTAVALTQALDRYETRWRAQVEPVQDRARQGASSFVPTGRTALVLRRLVVRATRLPLVARLVARSIGGAPTH from the coding sequence ATGAGAGCTGTGGTCAGTGGAGCGGGCATCAGCGGGCTCGCCGTGGCACACGCGCTGACGTCGCTGGGCTGGCAGGTCGACCTCGTCGAGGTGGCGCCCGGGCCGCGCACCGAGGGCTACACCCTGGATCTGTTCGGGCCCGGGTATGCCGCCGCCGAGGAGCTCGGCGTACTCGACGCGATCAGCGCCCGCGGCCGCGTCTATCGCGCGGCCCGCTTCGTGCAGGCCACCGGCCGCTCGAGCGGCGAGCTGCCGTTGGCGGCCTTCGCCGAGCTGCAGGGTGGTCGCTTCCTGTCGATCACCCGCGGCGGCCTCGAGGAGGCGCTGCGCTCCACCCTCCCCGAGGGGGCCCGGGTGCACTTCGGGCGCACCGTCGCGGACGTCGCGGAGATGGCGGACCTCAGGGACCAGGAGGATGCTTCGGAGGATGTGGCGCGGGTCCGGTTGGACGACGGCACCGAGCTCGACGCCGACCTGGTGCTCATCTGCGAGGGACTGCACTCACCCACCCGGGCGCAGCTCTTCCCCGATGCCGCGGTCCGCCACCTCGGATTCCTCACCGGCGCCTTCAGCACCGAGGCACCCGAGGTCTCCGAGCGGCTCGGCCTGACGGTGGAGATGAGCGACACGATCGGTCGCCAGGTGGGCACCTACGCCATGGACGACGAGCTGGTGTCCACCTTCACGCTGGCCAGGGGCACCGAGCTGCCCGCGGACCGCGTCGACTGGTTGCGCGAACAGCTCGTCGGGGCCGGTCCCGCGGCAGAGGCACTGATCGCGCGTGTGCCGGAGGACGACGTCTTCGTCGACGTGGTGGCCCAGGCCATCGCTCCGCGGTGGCGGCACGGGCGGGTGCTGCTCATGGGTGATGCCGCGCACGCCGTGTCGCTCATCGCCGGTCAGGGGGCCTCGCTGGCCATCGCGGGTGCGTACGCGCTCGGGCAGGAGCTGGCGACCCTGACCCGGCCCGTGACCGCAGTCGCCCTGACCCAGGCGCTCGACCGCTACGAGACGCGCTGGCGCGCGCAGGTCGAGCCCGTGCAGGACCGTGCTCGCCAGGGCGCCTCCAGCTTCGTCCCCACGGGCCGGACCGCCCTTGTGCTGCGTCGGCTGGTGGTGCGGGCGACCCGGCTGCCCCTCGTCGCCCGACTGGTGGCGCGCAGCATCGGCGGGGCACCCACGCACTGA
- a CDS encoding TetR/AcrR family transcriptional regulator, producing MTGDGRAARGERTREALLEAAAALIAEEGWGRVSVRSVAERAQVRPGVVHYHFSSAEELRRHAATASLRLSLASFAAALPDLEPGLLAYGATVDSPDFTRDPSSMLVAETYLAAVRDPEVAGLVRQIVRELRALLEERLRDVGHPPAAARSRAAALVAGIEGLVLHRSVDPDFPVAEAMAHLVELTRKDSR from the coding sequence ATGACCGGTGACGGACGAGCTGCCCGGGGCGAGCGCACCCGGGAGGCCCTGCTCGAGGCGGCCGCGGCCCTCATCGCCGAGGAGGGCTGGGGCCGGGTCAGCGTGCGCTCGGTCGCGGAGCGGGCCCAGGTGCGGCCCGGAGTCGTGCATTACCACTTCTCCTCGGCCGAGGAGCTGCGCCGGCACGCCGCCACCGCCTCGCTGCGGCTGTCTCTGGCGTCCTTCGCCGCCGCCCTCCCCGATCTGGAGCCGGGGCTGCTGGCCTACGGCGCGACGGTCGACTCCCCCGACTTCACCCGTGACCCCTCGTCGATGCTGGTCGCCGAGACCTATCTCGCCGCTGTCCGCGACCCGGAGGTCGCCGGATTGGTCAGACAGATCGTCCGGGAGCTGCGCGCGCTCCTCGAGGAGCGGCTGCGCGACGTCGGACACCCGCCTGCTGCGGCGCGGAGCCGGGCCGCGGCCCTGGTCGCCGGGATCGAGGGCCTCGTGCTCCACCGGAGCGTGGACCCGGACTTCCCCGTGGCCGAGGCCATGGCACACCTCGTCGAGCTCACCAGGAAGGACTCCCGATGA